One window of the Triticum dicoccoides isolate Atlit2015 ecotype Zavitan chromosome 3B, WEW_v2.0, whole genome shotgun sequence genome contains the following:
- the LOC119275526 gene encoding putative F-box/kelch-repeat protein At1g12870 codes for MASLLDGDDTNGNRRMFPRVNGTSPKMPANDVRKIKKRISQRMQRTGSMPQRMQRTMSVPQRKQRAMSLQPISELLLDVMVWEILIRLPVESLVRFKLVSKAWYAIISEPVFVRAHLQCSKEKQHRNPSSFLVTPQIYLEPNPSGLFSTNIRFYLWSLQQDDMSRSSSSATLLYGRQFPTGEFGLVSQMAHCDGLVLLPTNTNTYVFNPATRDVVALPRCHCNMLQHPSCLPIGLGLDVSTGTYKVARSFYRSGDYSSVAMGMEVFTINGEEGNWRETLLDPPYPIVCPQTAIHCKDSLFYFIDKKNQRCPPQALLRFCLQDETFGITPLLNNVYPTVEDDDIVLHELDGELCATFFSKCVQRVLVWMARDIVNPERDCHYVINVSDHCCPVASLSITGGFLLRRGDCLIRYYMKAHGVKEEDTFDMGDLRFLGPSEDTLGHAWENLCVFELLYYTASLVPITPKASLQAL; via the exons ATGGCCAGTCTGCTGGACGGCGACGATACCAACGGCAATAGAAGGATGTTTCCG AGGGTTAATGGTACTTCTCCAAAAATGCCGGCTAATGATGTGAGGAAAATAAAGAAGAGGATTTCACAGAGGATGCAAAGGACGGGGAGTATGCCACAGAGGATGCAAAGGACGATGAGTGTGCCACAAAGGAAGCAAAGGGCGATGAGTTTGCAGCCTATAAGCGAGCTGTTGTTGGACGTGATGGTGTGGGAGATCTTAATCCGGCTGCCCGTAGAGTCCCTGGTGAGGTTTAAGTTGGTTAGCAAGGCCTGGTACGCTATCATCTCCGAACCTGTTTTTGTTCGTGCGCACCTCCAGTGCTCCAAAGAGAAACAACATCGCAACCCGTCTTCCTTCCTCGTCACCCCCCAGATTTATCTGGAACCAAATCCTTCCGGTCTTTTCTCCACCAACATCCGTTTCTACCTGTGGTCTTTACAACAAGATGACATGAGCAGGAGCAGTAGTAGTGCAACACTCCTTTATGGGAGGCAGTTCCCCACTGGTGAGTTTGGGCTGGTGTCACAAATGGCACACTGTGATGGATTGGTGTTGCTCCCCACAAACACCAACACTTATGTCTTCAACCCAGCAACTAGAGATGTTGTTGCGCTGCCCAGGTGCCACTGCAATATGTTGCAGCATCCAAGCTGCCTTCCAATTGGTTTGGGCCTTGATGTTTCCACCGGAACATACAAGGTTGCACGGTCTTTCTACCGTTCCGGTGATTACAGTTCTGTTGCAATGGGGATGGAGGTCTTCACTATTAATGGTGAAGAGGGCAACTGGAGGGAAACGTTGCTGGATCCACCATACCCTATTGTGTGTCCGCAAACTGCCATACACTGCAAGGATTCCCTGTTCTATTTCATAGATAAGAAAAATCAGCGATGCCCCCCGCAGGCGCTGCTTCGTTTCTGCCTTCAAGATGAAACATTTGGTATCACTCCATTGCTTAACAACGTGTACCCTACAGTTGAAGATGATGATATTGTTCTCCATGAGCTTGATGGGGAATTATGTGCTACTTTCTTTAGCAAGTGTGTGCAACGAGTATTGGTCTGGATGGCAAGAGATATTGTGAATCCGGAGCGGGATTGCCATTATGTAATCAATGTCTCAGATCACTGCTGTCCAGTGGCCTCACTTAGCATCACTGGTGGGTTTCTCTTACGAAGAGGTGATTGTCTTATCCGTTATTACATGAAAGCTCATGGTGTAAAAGAAGAGGATACGTTTGATATGGGTGACCTAAGGTTCCTTGGGCCCAGTGAAGATACCTTGGGCCATGCATGGGAAAATTTATGTGTGTTTGAACTACTTTATTACACTGCAAGCCTTGTTCCTATTACTCCTAAGGCGAGCTTACAAGCCTTATAA